One part of the Ornithodoros turicata isolate Travis chromosome 2, ASM3712646v1, whole genome shotgun sequence genome encodes these proteins:
- the LOC135383718 gene encoding uncharacterized protein LOC135383718 isoform X2 codes for MGDVCIVGVATTPEAGISLMANALPEQQPPAADHLETNCDDAVNDGQNAIEQSSQATQIASHVEDTDTATAPDDAADMNASQDGEPQMSPEATQEPRHRRRSRIRAIRQQYQNEVGQGFLSLQTKQQEQLGRIYGSLTELVNAVNRVAAAQEQQTIALQEIIGLLTDPNRRVRDP; via the exons ATGGGAGACGTGTGCATTGTGGGTGTCGCTACCACCCCAGAGGCTGGAATTTCACTGATGGCCAATGCTCTACCTGAACAACAGCCACCCGCTGCTGACCATTTGGAGACAAACTGCGACGACGCAGTAAACG ACGGGCAGAATGCAATCGAACAGTCGTCACAAGCAACACAGATAGCTTCTCACGTGGAAGACACTGATACAGCAACAGCTCCCGACGATGCTGCTGATATGAATGCGTCGCAAGATGGTGAACCACAGATGTCACCGGAGGCGACTCAAGAACCCAGACACAGGAGGCGGAGCAGAATAA GGGCCATTAGACAGCAGTACCAGAACGAAGTCGGCCAGGGCTTCCTATCCCTTCAGACCAAACAACAAGAGCAGCTGGGCCGTATATACGGCTCGTTGACAGAACTTGTAAACGCGGTCAATAGGGTCGCCGCCGCACAGGAGCAACAAACTATTGCTCTTCAAGAAATTATTGGACTCCTTACT GACCCAAATCGCCGGGTGAGGGATCCCTAA
- the LOC135383718 gene encoding uncharacterized protein LOC135383718 isoform X1: MGDVCIVGVATTPEAGISLMANALPEQQPPAADHLETNCDDAVNDGQNAIEQSSQATQIASHVEDTDTATAPDDAADMNASQDGEPQMSPEATQEPRHRRRSRIRAIRQQYQNEVGQGFLSLQTKQQEQLGRIYGSLTELVNAVNRVAAAQEQQTIALQEIIGLLTVSTHLFLYALWVRSIQNLQTS, from the exons ATGGGAGACGTGTGCATTGTGGGTGTCGCTACCACCCCAGAGGCTGGAATTTCACTGATGGCCAATGCTCTACCTGAACAACAGCCACCCGCTGCTGACCATTTGGAGACAAACTGCGACGACGCAGTAAACG ACGGGCAGAATGCAATCGAACAGTCGTCACAAGCAACACAGATAGCTTCTCACGTGGAAGACACTGATACAGCAACAGCTCCCGACGATGCTGCTGATATGAATGCGTCGCAAGATGGTGAACCACAGATGTCACCGGAGGCGACTCAAGAACCCAGACACAGGAGGCGGAGCAGAATAA GGGCCATTAGACAGCAGTACCAGAACGAAGTCGGCCAGGGCTTCCTATCCCTTCAGACCAAACAACAAGAGCAGCTGGGCCGTATATACGGCTCGTTGACAGAACTTGTAAACGCGGTCAATAGGGTCGCCGCCGCACAGGAGCAACAAACTATTGCTCTTCAAGAAATTATTGGACTCCTTACTGTAAGCACACATTTATTTTTGTACGCACTTTGGGTGCGAAGCATACAAAACCTTCAGACATCATAA